In Candidatus Omnitrophota bacterium, a single genomic region encodes these proteins:
- the ileS gene encoding isoleucine--tRNA ligase yields MDYKKTLNLPQTKFPMKADLINQEPEVLNKWEKQDIYGLIRQKSRGNPKYILHDGPPYANGNVHIGTALNKILKDIVVKYKTMSGLDAPYVPGWDCHGLPIEHQVMKLSAKEGLKLSQPEIRKKCRQFADKYIQIQKKQFKRLGVFGEWENPYLTLDHEYEAKIIEAFSQLSLKGYIHKQLKPIYWCPVCRTALAEAEIEYKEKNSPSIYTGFRLNEQWRQVFTGLSREIEGPLDILIWTTTPWTLLANVAVAVHPKFLYRVIKTGRRNLLVMGENQIIDSIKEKLDGECLVLKEKIKGGNLENLTYQHPFLKREGKIVLADYVSNLEGTGCVHTAPGHGEEDYQTGLKYKLDVLSPVNQKGEFTEDTAEFKGLNVFKADQQVIDRLKKDASLLWEGRVSHSYPHCWRCKNPVIFRATEQWFIDLEHNQLRVKVLKAIKNVNWIPPWGGVRMGNMVALRPQWCISRQRSWGVPIPVFYCQDCGRILTTKQSLEAVRLMVLKEGADSWFKKEAGEILPSGIKCPQCKGSRFRKETDIVDVWFESGVSYKAVLKTRKELGFPADLYLEGSDQHRGWFQSALLTAVGCGDGPPYKSVLTHGFMVDGRGKKMSKSLGNLISAEEMVSRAGADVVRLWVTSENYQADMAYSDEILNRMNEAYRRIRNTYRYMLGNLYDFDPFKDAIKDHRGLLEMDRWALGRCQVLLKKVTRAYNDLSFYQIYHLVHNFCTVDLSSFYLDALKDRLYTFSRGSDGRRSAQTALYEILLVLVRIMAPILSYTCEEVWQYLIVDRKEASVHLASWPRINESLIDQKLDDAWQKLLQVREAVCAALEQKRIIKEIRSSLEAEVCLFTTSSKLYSFLEKHKPWLAAIFIVSNVTLEMVKEMPLDSGQSDLIKELGVRIKKPKGSKCQRCWNWKESVGKDKQHPGLCQRCLKAIIK; encoded by the coding sequence ATGGATTATAAAAAGACATTAAATTTACCCCAGACAAAATTCCCGATGAAGGCTGACCTGATTAATCAGGAACCGGAAGTGTTAAATAAGTGGGAAAAACAGGATATATACGGCCTGATCAGGCAAAAATCCAGGGGAAATCCGAAGTATATACTTCATGACGGGCCTCCCTATGCCAACGGCAATGTGCATATCGGAACAGCCCTTAATAAAATACTGAAAGACATTGTTGTCAAATATAAGACGATGTCCGGGCTGGATGCTCCTTATGTTCCGGGGTGGGATTGCCATGGATTGCCGATAGAACACCAGGTGATGAAGCTTTCGGCTAAAGAAGGTCTTAAGCTGAGCCAGCCGGAGATCAGAAAAAAATGCAGGCAGTTCGCTGATAAATATATCCAGATCCAAAAAAAGCAGTTTAAGAGGTTAGGCGTTTTCGGCGAATGGGAAAATCCCTATCTTACCCTGGATCATGAATATGAAGCAAAGATTATCGAGGCGTTCAGTCAGTTGAGCTTGAAAGGTTATATCCACAAGCAATTGAAGCCTATTTACTGGTGCCCTGTTTGCAGGACCGCCCTGGCTGAAGCAGAAATAGAATATAAAGAGAAGAATTCTCCTTCTATTTATACGGGGTTTAGGCTGAATGAGCAGTGGAGACAGGTTTTTACCGGTCTCAGCCGGGAGATCGAAGGCCCGTTAGATATATTGATCTGGACCACAACGCCCTGGACACTTTTGGCTAATGTAGCGGTGGCTGTGCACCCGAAATTTTTATACCGGGTTATAAAGACAGGCCGGAGAAATTTACTGGTGATGGGCGAAAATCAGATCATTGATTCGATTAAAGAAAAACTGGACGGGGAATGTCTGGTCCTGAAAGAAAAAATAAAAGGCGGAAACCTGGAAAATTTAACCTACCAGCACCCATTTTTAAAAAGAGAAGGGAAAATAGTCCTGGCCGATTATGTCTCTAATCTTGAAGGCACCGGCTGTGTCCATACTGCGCCCGGTCATGGCGAAGAGGATTATCAAACCGGGCTGAAGTATAAGCTGGATGTGCTTTCGCCGGTAAATCAAAAAGGAGAGTTTACTGAAGATACGGCCGAATTTAAAGGGCTCAATGTGTTTAAGGCCGATCAACAGGTCATTGATAGATTAAAAAAAGATGCCAGCCTGCTTTGGGAAGGAAGGGTGAGCCACTCATATCCGCATTGCTGGAGGTGTAAGAATCCGGTGATATTCAGGGCGACCGAGCAATGGTTTATTGACCTTGAGCATAACCAGTTAAGAGTAAAGGTTCTCAAGGCAATAAAAAACGTGAATTGGATTCCTCCCTGGGGAGGAGTGAGAATGGGTAACATGGTCGCGTTGAGGCCCCAGTGGTGTATCTCAAGACAGCGCAGCTGGGGTGTGCCGATCCCTGTGTTTTATTGTCAGGACTGCGGAAGGATTTTAACTACTAAACAGAGCCTGGAAGCAGTGCGTTTGATGGTATTAAAAGAAGGCGCGGATTCCTGGTTTAAAAAAGAAGCAGGAGAGATCCTGCCTTCCGGCATTAAATGCCCGCAGTGTAAGGGCAGCAGGTTCAGGAAAGAAACAGACATAGTTGATGTCTGGTTTGAATCCGGGGTTAGCTATAAGGCGGTTCTTAAGACCAGAAAAGAACTTGGGTTTCCAGCCGATCTTTACTTAGAAGGCAGTGACCAGCATCGCGGCTGGTTTCAAAGCGCGCTTCTTACTGCAGTAGGCTGCGGCGATGGCCCGCCTTATAAGTCGGTGTTGACTCACGGATTTATGGTGGATGGCCGGGGTAAAAAAATGTCCAAATCCCTGGGCAACCTGATATCTGCCGAAGAAATGGTTTCCCGGGCAGGTGCTGACGTGGTCCGGCTCTGGGTTACCTCGGAGAATTATCAGGCAGATATGGCTTACTCCGATGAGATATTAAACAGGATGAACGAGGCCTACCGGAGGATTCGAAATACCTATCGCTATATGCTGGGCAATCTTTATGACTTTGATCCCTTTAAAGACGCAATAAAGGACCACCGGGGACTTTTAGAAATGGATAGATGGGCCTTGGGCCGCTGTCAGGTGCTGCTTAAAAAGGTTACCCGGGCTTACAACGACCTTTCTTTTTACCAGATTTATCATCTGGTGCATAACTTCTGCACAGTGGATCTGAGTTCATTCTATCTGGACGCATTAAAGGACAGGCTTTATACTTTTAGCCGGGGCTCGGACGGACGGCGTTCAGCCCAAACAGCGCTTTACGAGATATTGCTGGTTTTGGTAAGGATTATGGCGCCAATACTTTCATATACCTGCGAAGAGGTCTGGCAGTATCTAATCGTAGACCGCAAAGAGGCGAGTGTGCATCTGGCCAGCTGGCCCCGGATAAACGAAAGCCTGATTGATCAAAAATTAGATGATGCCTGGCAAAAACTTCTTCAGGTCAGGGAGGCGGTTTGTGCTGCGTTGGAGCAAAAAAGGATAATCAAAGAAATAAGGAGTTCTCTTGAAGCCGAGGTTTGTTTGTTTACCACCAGCAGTAAACTTTATTCATTTCTGGAAAAGCACAAACCCTGGCTGGCAGCCATATTTATTGTTTCTAATGTAACGCTTGAGATGGTTAAAGAAATGCCGCTGGATTCAGGGCAGTCTGATCTGATAAAAGAGCTGGGGGTAAGGATCAAAAAGCCTAAGGGCTCAAAGTGCCAGCGCTGTTGGAACTGGAAGGAGAGCGTGGGAAAAGACAAGCAGCATCCCGGGCTTTGCCAGAGGTGCCTGAAGGCAATAATTAAGTAA
- the mtnP gene encoding S-methyl-5'-thioadenosine phosphorylase, whose amino-acid sequence MSIVGIIGGSGLYELEGIKVQERLKLNTPFGEPSDEYILGSLEGRKVVFLSRHGAGHRISPGEINYRANIYGMKKLKVEHLISVSAVGSLKEEIKPLDIVLADQFVDRTNQARKYTFFEKGIVAHIGFGDPVCPVLRKLLFQAAGETGASVHQKGTYLNMEGPAFSTRAESFLYRSWGMDIIGMTNMAEARLAREAEMCFATVALVTDYDCWFDKTDAFEVSAGLVMENMRKNIDRAKKILIKTIPRIKGERSCDCAAALKDAIVTDKKLIPSRTKQDLEIIIGKYL is encoded by the coding sequence ATGTCTATAGTAGGAATAATCGGAGGCAGCGGGTTATATGAATTGGAAGGCATAAAGGTCCAGGAGAGGTTAAAATTAAACACTCCTTTCGGAGAACCGTCTGATGAATACATTTTGGGAAGTTTAGAAGGAAGAAAAGTTGTTTTTCTGTCCCGCCATGGAGCAGGGCACCGGATATCCCCGGGTGAGATAAATTACCGGGCAAATATCTATGGAATGAAGAAATTAAAGGTTGAGCATCTTATATCTGTTTCAGCAGTAGGAAGCCTTAAAGAAGAGATCAAGCCCCTGGATATAGTGTTAGCTGATCAGTTTGTGGACCGGACAAACCAGGCAAGGAAGTATACCTTTTTCGAAAAAGGTATAGTTGCCCATATCGGTTTTGGCGACCCGGTCTGTCCGGTATTAAGAAAATTGCTTTTCCAGGCAGCCGGGGAGACCGGAGCAAGTGTCCATCAAAAAGGAACTTATTTGAATATGGAAGGCCCGGCTTTTTCTACCCGGGCGGAGTCTTTTTTATACCGGTCCTGGGGTATGGATATAATCGGGATGACCAACATGGCTGAGGCGAGATTGGCCCGGGAAGCGGAGATGTGTTTTGCCACCGTGGCCCTGGTCACTGATTACGATTGCTGGTTTGATAAGACGGATGCCTTTGAGGTAAGCGCGGGGCTGGTGATGGAGAATATGAGAAAGAATATCGACAGGGCAAAAAAGATATTGATAAAAACAATTCCCCGGATCAAAGGCGAAAGATCCTGTGATTGCGCTGCTGCGTTAAAAGATGCCATAGTAACCGATAAGAAGTTGATTCCTTCCCGGACAAAGCAGGATTTAGAGATAATTATTGGGAAGTATCTTTGA
- a CDS encoding YggT family protein, which yields MFILANFLSAFAQILDIVISIFIWVIIIRTLISWVNPDPYNFIVRFSQRITEPVLYPIRKKLPLSWGIDISPMIAIIGFSFLKNFLVRSLFELSLRIK from the coding sequence ATGTTTATCCTGGCCAACTTCTTAAGCGCGTTTGCTCAAATCCTGGATATTGTAATCAGTATTTTTATCTGGGTTATAATAATAAGGACTTTGATCAGCTGGGTTAATCCGGACCCTTACAATTTTATTGTCCGGTTTTCTCAAAGGATTACCGAACCGGTTCTTTACCCGATCAGAAAAAAACTGCCGCTTTCCTGGGGGATAGATATATCCCCGATGATCGCGATTATCGGTTTTTCATTTCTTAAGAATTTTTTGGTGCGTTCGTTATTTGAGCTGAGTTTAAGGATAAAATGA
- the proC gene encoding pyrroline-5-carboxylate reductase, translating to MIGKKIGVIGCGNMGRALVKGLLARNLVAKQDVLIADQVNEQRDHLKSESGVLGSQSNKALVAESQIVILAVKPRDIKRVLEELAGLFKPNQIVISIAAGITISYLARFVTSKVGLARVMPNSPALINQAVSAVCYSPALKDADKEMVRAIFGSLGEVVEIEESLMDTVTAISGSGPAYFFLLIKYLAEIGVEFGLTRQIADRLALQTALGSSRMAVEAGGDVDGLINKVASKGGTTQAALKVFKEMKLKQIYLRAVQAARTKARELSGG from the coding sequence ATGATTGGTAAAAAGATCGGGGTAATCGGCTGCGGCAATATGGGCCGGGCATTAGTAAAAGGACTTTTGGCAAGGAACCTGGTAGCTAAACAAGATGTCCTGATCGCTGATCAGGTCAATGAGCAGCGGGATCATCTTAAATCAGAGTCAGGTGTTCTTGGTTCTCAGTCAAACAAGGCTTTGGTTGCTGAAAGCCAGATAGTTATCCTGGCTGTAAAGCCCCGGGATATCAAACGGGTCTTAGAGGAGCTGGCCGGCTTGTTTAAGCCCAATCAAATAGTGATCTCGATAGCTGCCGGTATTACCATCAGTTATCTTGCACGGTTCGTAACTTCAAAAGTTGGTCTGGCCAGGGTAATGCCTAACAGTCCTGCCCTGATAAACCAGGCGGTTTCAGCCGTTTGTTACAGCCCTGCCCTAAAAGATGCCGACAAAGAAATGGTTAGAGCTATATTTGGTTCTCTGGGCGAAGTGGTTGAAATAGAAGAATCACTAATGGACACGGTTACTGCTATCAGCGGATCCGGGCCTGCTTATTTCTTTTTGCTGATAAAATACCTGGCTGAGATCGGCGTAGAGTTTGGGTTGACCAGGCAAATAGCCGACAGGCTGGCTTTGCAAACCGCTTTGGGAAGCAGCCGGATGGCTGTTGAGGCCGGAGGGGATGTCGATGGCTTAATAAACAAGGTAGCTTCCAAAGGAGGGACTACCCAGGCAGCACTAAAGGTTTTTAAAGAGATGAAACTAAAGCAGATTTATTTAAGGGCTGTTCAGGCAGCCAGAACAAAAGCCCGGGAACTTTCCGGAGGATAA
- the ftsA gene encoding cell division protein FtsA, with the protein MKEKIIAALDIGTSKVCALIAGLDSEGQVRLIAGKLTASKGVSNGLIKDLAEVSSSVSEILSETGKAGQVEIYSVVANVNGGHIKSRNNQAMLELAGPERKVKSSDIRKITEVAKSVPLPMDEKILQVIPARYMVDDQTGIKNPLKMAGSRLGLEVHLITGSISHTQNTVSAINQAGYDVGGIIPESLACSCAVLSEKEKELGVILINIGAATTDIIIFINGCPVHTEVVPVGSEGLTRMLSSVLRTSLEDAEIIKKRYGSVFSSRLNDQSLIMVPGIDGRPSNNISVSFLSRSIMPYATKMITRISKRIEASGYKEKAVAGAVATGGGTLLEGIVEKIEEVLGLPVRMGCSSGIHADGNVISNPGYTAAIGLAKYGLQYAQPELRWYDRGGWAKFGNSIRSFIEEYF; encoded by the coding sequence ATGAAAGAGAAAATTATTGCGGCATTGGATATTGGCACGAGTAAGGTATGCGCCCTGATAGCCGGGCTGGACAGCGAAGGCCAGGTCAGATTGATAGCCGGTAAACTAACTGCTTCAAAAGGGGTTTCTAACGGCCTGATAAAAGATCTGGCCGAGGTAAGCAGTTCTGTTAGTGAAATACTTTCTGAAACAGGCAAGGCAGGTCAAGTAGAGATTTATTCGGTTGTTGCAAACGTCAATGGCGGGCATATTAAGAGCCGTAATAATCAGGCGATGCTCGAGCTGGCCGGGCCGGAGAGAAAAGTTAAGTCTAGTGATATCAGAAAAATAACCGAGGTGGCGAAATCCGTGCCCCTGCCGATGGATGAGAAAATACTGCAGGTAATCCCGGCCAGATATATGGTGGATGACCAGACCGGGATAAAAAACCCCTTAAAAATGGCCGGCAGCAGACTCGGCCTGGAGGTTCACCTGATCACCGGCTCAATTTCACACACTCAGAATACGGTCAGTGCTATAAATCAGGCTGGTTATGATGTGGGAGGGATAATTCCCGAGTCCCTGGCCTGTAGTTGCGCGGTATTAAGCGAAAAAGAGAAGGAACTTGGCGTGATATTGATCAATATTGGCGCAGCCACCACCGATATCATTATCTTTATCAATGGGTGCCCGGTTCATACCGAGGTTGTTCCGGTGGGAAGCGAAGGACTGACCCGGATGCTCTCTTCTGTCTTGAGGACATCTTTAGAAGATGCCGAAATAATAAAAAAAAGATACGGTTCGGTATTTTCCAGCCGGCTCAATGACCAGAGCCTGATAATGGTTCCGGGCATTGACGGCCGGCCGTCAAACAATATCAGCGTATCCTTTCTTAGCCGGTCAATAATGCCTTATGCGACAAAAATGATTACCAGGATTTCTAAACGGATAGAGGCCTCTGGTTATAAAGAAAAAGCAGTTGCCGGGGCAGTGGCCACCGGCGGAGGGACGTTGCTGGAAGGCATTGTAGAAAAGATTGAAGAGGTGTTGGGGCTGCCGGTAAGGATGGGCTGTTCTTCGGGAATACATGCCGACGGGAATGTGATCAGCAACCCGGGTTATACTGCCGCGATAGGGCTGGCTAAATATGGACTGCAGTATGCTCAGCCCGAACTTCGCTGGTATGACAGGGGGGGGTGGGCCAAATTTGGCAATTCGATCAGAAGTTTTATAGAAGAATATTTTTGA
- a CDS encoding FtsQ-type POTRA domain-containing protein — translation MRKEKRANKKLRKKVKIKKHNTGIYLLLIPLGLALIIGIHLYYFLCTSPVFCLSRIEIRSNGSVDQEKVKECAGLTDSTRIFDLNLDKVSRKIEALPRVKKAAVSKVFPDRLIVEIRERKPIGRIKSGRCYFVDSEGVILLNAGSWPAADLPLLAGIGFRKNKISIGRRYESKRLDQVLKLLKAVSLSTRLAIKDIDLVNARAAKDVTLTTRKGLKIILGNKEFKDKIQLLDRVLKDIYDSPKKVRSIDLRFGDVIVKH, via the coding sequence ATGAGAAAAGAAAAAAGAGCAAATAAGAAATTAAGAAAAAAAGTCAAGATCAAAAAACATAATACAGGGATTTATTTATTATTGATACCGCTGGGCCTGGCCCTGATCATCGGAATACATCTATATTATTTTCTATGCACTTCTCCTGTCTTTTGCCTCAGCCGGATAGAAATAAGGAGTAATGGTTCAGTGGATCAGGAGAAAGTAAAGGAATGTGCCGGCCTGACTGACAGCACAAGGATCTTTGATTTGAATCTGGATAAGGTTTCCCGAAAAATAGAGGCATTACCCCGGGTTAAAAAAGCCGCGGTCAGCAAGGTATTCCCCGATAGGTTGATCGTTGAGATCCGGGAAAGAAAGCCGATTGGCCGAATAAAGTCAGGCCGGTGTTATTTTGTCGATTCAGAAGGGGTGATTTTACTTAACGCAGGTTCTTGGCCCGCTGCTGATTTACCGCTGCTTGCCGGGATAGGCTTTCGTAAAAATAAGATTAGTATTGGCCGAAGGTATGAATCAAAAAGATTAGATCAGGTACTGAAACTGCTTAAGGCCGTATCCCTTTCAACCCGGCTGGCTATAAAAGATATTGATTTGGTGAATGCCCGGGCTGCTAAGGATGTCACTCTTACGACAAGAAAAGGATTGAAAATAATATTGGGCAACAAAGAATTTAAAGATAAGATTCAGCTTTTAGACCGGGTTCTGAAAGATATTTATGACAGCCCCAAAAAGGTCAGGTCAATAGACCTCAGGTTTGGAGACGTGATTGTAAAACATTAA